The sequence below is a genomic window from bacterium.
TTCCCGCTTCAGGTTTTGATACAGGTCATAGGCCTCATGAACGTTCCTGTTTCCATGAACAATGGCCCGGACTGCCTGGATCATGGCTGAGGGGGCTTCGGACTGGAAGATGTTGCGGCCCATGTCAACCCCGCAGGCACCGCTCTGAATGGCCTGGAAGGTCAGTTGCAGGGCCTCTTTTTCCGGCAGTTTCTTCCCGCCCGCAATTACCAGGGGAACCGGACAGTTATGGACAACACTTTCAAAACCCTCGCAATAGTAAGTTTTGACAAAATGGGCACCCAGCTCTGCCGCAATCCGGCAGCACAGCCCCAGATACCGCGCATCCCGGTTCATCTCTTTGCCCACGGCCGTAACAGCCAGGACCGGTATACCGTACCGCTCGCCCTCATCAACCAGACGGGTCAGATTGAGCAGGGTTTCACGCTCATGCTCGGAGCCGACAAAAATGGAAATGGCCACTCCGGCCACGTTCAGGCGAATGGCATCCTCCATGGCCACGGTAAGCCCCTCGTTGGAGAGCGGGGTCAGGATGCTGGTCCCGCCCGATACCCGCAGGACAATAGGTGTAGGACTGCACGGATCAACGCTGCTGCGCAGGACACCCCGTGTCAGCATGAGGGTGTCGGCATAAGCCTGAATGGGCTTCAGGGTTTCCCTCGGCACTTCCAGGCCGGTGGTGGGGCCGAGAAAGTAGCCATGATCAATGGCCAGCATTACCGTGCGATGATTTTCAGGATTGATAATCCGGGCTAAACGGTTTTTTAATCCCCAGGACATGATTTTGTTCCCTCCTTGGCAGGTTTTGAATAGTTAACAATTTGTATCGGCATTTTCGTATGGTTTACTTTCAACAAACAATATCAAAACCTGCAATCTGGAAATGCTTATCCAATGTGCAGGCACTTTTTATACCGTAATTTTCCATAAGGACAAAAGAAGTGCAATCAGTAAAAAGGAAATAGAACCATTTTTAATGGTTGTTATCTTTTTGATTGCCTCCATAGCTTCTCCTTATTTTTTTGCTTATATTTCAGAACACTCTACTCCGGTGGATGCCCTTCGGAGTTGCTTCATGGATATCCCTGACCGCTTCCTAACTCCCCCCTCTGATAAACCTCGAAGCCCAACTGCGCACCTGTTTGCCGTTCAGGACATGGAAGTAGCGCAATTTCTGGAGCCTGGTAT
It includes:
- the lsrF gene encoding 3-hydroxy-5-phosphonooxypentane-2,4-dione thiolase, coding for MSWGLKNRLARIINPENHRTVMLAIDHGYFLGPTTGLEVPRETLKPIQAYADTLMLTRGVLRSSVDPCSPTPIVLRVSGGTSILTPLSNEGLTVAMEDAIRLNVAGVAISIFVGSEHERETLLNLTRLVDEGERYGIPVLAVTAVGKEMNRDARYLGLCCRIAAELGAHFVKTYYCEGFESVVHNCPVPLVIAGGKKLPEKEALQLTFQAIQSGACGVDMGRNIFQSEAPSAMIQAVRAIVHGNRNVHEAYDLYQNLKREGETVQLAESGARV